In Pedobacter heparinus DSM 2366, the following are encoded in one genomic region:
- a CDS encoding cystathionine gamma-synthase produces MKFATKAIHAGQEPDPTTGAVMTPIYQTSTYWQKSPGDHKGFEYSRGTNPTRKALEDCLAALENAKHGLAFSSGMGATDAVMKLLQPGDEVITGNDLYGGSYRIFTKIYAKYGIKFHFLDLSRPENILPFVNDKTKLVWIETPTNPTMQIVDIAGISKLAKAHNLLLAVDNTFASPYLQNPIDLGADIVMHSVTKYLGGHSDVVMGALMVNDEQLYKDLWFIYNACGATPGPQDAFLVLRGIKTLHLRMKAHCENGAKVAHFLKKHPKVDRIYWPGFEDHPNHAIAKQQMRDFGGMVSFTLKNADLQETFRVAGSFKVFALAESLGGVESLINHPVSMTHGSIPKEEREKVGVTDNLLRLSVGIEDIDDLIQDLEQALK; encoded by the coding sequence ATGAAGTTCGCGACTAAAGCTATCCACGCGGGTCAGGAGCCTGATCCAACCACAGGGGCCGTAATGACCCCCATATACCAAACCTCTACGTACTGGCAGAAATCGCCCGGCGATCATAAGGGTTTTGAATATTCCAGAGGTACCAACCCTACGCGTAAAGCTTTGGAAGATTGCCTGGCGGCCCTGGAAAATGCCAAACATGGCCTGGCTTTCTCGAGCGGAATGGGTGCTACCGATGCAGTGATGAAATTGCTGCAGCCTGGTGATGAGGTGATCACAGGCAACGATCTTTACGGGGGCTCTTACCGCATCTTTACCAAGATCTATGCAAAATATGGGATTAAATTCCATTTTCTTGATCTTTCCAGACCGGAAAATATTTTGCCTTTTGTAAACGATAAAACAAAGCTGGTATGGATAGAGACACCTACCAACCCGACTATGCAGATTGTAGATATCGCCGGTATTTCCAAACTGGCCAAAGCGCATAACCTGTTGCTGGCGGTTGACAATACTTTTGCTTCCCCTTACCTGCAAAACCCGATAGACCTGGGTGCTGATATTGTGATGCACTCAGTTACCAAATACCTGGGCGGCCACTCTGACGTGGTAATGGGTGCTTTAATGGTAAATGACGAACAATTGTATAAAGACCTTTGGTTTATTTACAATGCCTGCGGAGCCACTCCTGGTCCGCAAGACGCATTTTTGGTTTTAAGGGGCATTAAAACCCTGCACCTGCGCATGAAAGCACATTGCGAAAATGGGGCTAAAGTAGCGCATTTCCTTAAAAAACACCCTAAAGTTGATCGGATCTACTGGCCGGGCTTTGAAGATCATCCGAACCATGCTATTGCCAAACAGCAAATGCGCGATTTTGGGGGCATGGTATCCTTTACTTTAAAAAATGCCGATCTGCAGGAAACTTTCCGCGTAGCAGGTTCTTTTAAAGTTTTTGCACTTGCTGAATCTTTGGGCGGAGTAGAGTCGCTGATCAACCATCCGGTATCTATGACACATGGCTCTATTCCAAAGGAAGAGCGTGAGAAGGTTGGTGTAACGGATAACCTGTTGCGTTTGAGCGTTGGTATTGAAGATATTGACGATCTTATTCAGGATCTGGAACAGGCACTTAAATAA
- the proS gene encoding proline--tRNA ligase: MSKGITSKNEDYSQWYNDIVIKADLAEHSSVKGCMVIKPYGYSIWEKMQAVLDQKFKDTGHSNAYFPLFIPKSFFSKEASHVEGFATECAVVTHYRLKNDGNGNIIVDETAKLEEELIVRPTSETIIWNTYKGWIQSYRDLPILVNQWANVVRWEMRTRLFLRTTEFLWQEGHTAHATADEAVEETRKMLDVYADFAEQWMAVPVVKGVKTPNERFAGALDTYCIEALMQDGKALQAGTSHFLGQNFAKAFDVKFTNKEGKIEHVWASSWGVSTRLMGALIMAHSDDAGLVLPPKLAPIQVVIVPIYKHEEELKNITGFVDELIAKLKRMGISVKYDDRDTQRPGFKFAEYELKGVPVRLAIGGRDMENGTVELARRDTREKQTVLQDGLEIFIAQLLEEIQENIYNKALNFRDTHITEANSYDELKELLDTKAGFIAAHWDGTPETEQKIKEETKATIRCVPLNNKLEDGVCIYSGKPSKQRVLFARAY, from the coding sequence ATGAGCAAAGGTATTACTAGTAAAAACGAAGATTATTCACAGTGGTATAACGACATTGTTATAAAAGCCGACCTGGCAGAGCATTCCTCTGTTAAGGGATGTATGGTCATAAAACCCTATGGATATTCCATTTGGGAGAAGATGCAGGCGGTTTTAGACCAGAAATTTAAAGATACAGGCCATAGCAATGCTTATTTTCCTTTATTCATCCCTAAGTCATTTTTTTCAAAAGAAGCTTCACATGTTGAGGGTTTTGCCACCGAATGTGCCGTTGTGACACATTACCGGCTGAAAAATGATGGAAATGGAAACATCATCGTAGATGAGACGGCAAAATTAGAAGAAGAACTGATTGTGAGGCCAACCTCTGAAACTATTATCTGGAACACTTATAAAGGCTGGATCCAGTCGTACCGTGACCTGCCTATCCTGGTCAACCAATGGGCCAATGTGGTACGCTGGGAAATGCGTACTCGCCTGTTTTTGCGTACTACCGAGTTTTTGTGGCAGGAAGGCCATACTGCGCATGCCACAGCCGATGAGGCCGTTGAAGAAACACGGAAAATGCTGGATGTATATGCCGACTTTGCCGAGCAATGGATGGCTGTGCCTGTCGTAAAAGGGGTAAAAACCCCTAATGAACGCTTCGCCGGTGCATTGGATACGTATTGTATTGAGGCTTTAATGCAGGATGGAAAAGCATTGCAGGCCGGTACTTCCCATTTCCTGGGCCAGAACTTTGCCAAAGCTTTTGATGTGAAATTTACCAATAAAGAAGGTAAAATTGAACATGTATGGGCCAGTTCCTGGGGGGTGTCTACCCGTTTAATGGGGGCTTTGATCATGGCGCACAGCGACGATGCAGGTCTGGTATTGCCGCCAAAACTGGCACCTATACAGGTGGTGATCGTTCCGATCTATAAGCATGAGGAAGAGTTGAAAAATATAACCGGTTTTGTAGACGAGCTGATCGCAAAACTGAAAAGAATGGGCATTTCGGTAAAATATGACGACCGTGACACGCAGCGTCCGGGCTTTAAATTTGCAGAATATGAGTTAAAGGGTGTTCCTGTACGTCTGGCCATTGGTGGCCGCGATATGGAAAACGGAACCGTGGAACTGGCCCGCAGGGATACCAGGGAAAAACAGACTGTATTGCAGGATGGGCTCGAGATCTTTATTGCCCAGCTGCTGGAAGAAATCCAGGAAAACATCTATAATAAAGCTTTAAACTTCAGGGATACGCACATTACCGAGGCCAATTCTTATGATGAGCTGAAAGAACTGCTGGATACCAAGGCTGGTTTTATTGCAGCGCATTGGGACGGAACACCCGAAACGGAACAAAAAATCAAAGAAGAGACCAAAGCAACCATCAGGTGCGTTCCGCTAAACAATAAGCTGGAAGATGGTGTTTGTATTTATTCGGGCAAACCTTCTAAACAGCGTGTATTATTTGCAAGGGCATATTAA
- a CDS encoding OmpP1/FadL family transporter: protein MKKFTQMLMVAMVATTGTTYAQYAGDAIRFSNGNYGSSARFKGMGNAQIGVGGDMSSLGGNPAGLGLFTRSEFSFTPEFNSAGSKSDFLGNRTNDSGNKLNVNQAGVVWYNPTYRIQGENTNKGVLSTVFGIGFNRNADFTQHYTYGGDNTANSMRNYFAELANGSKNQQGDLAAKSLENYAFEDYLINFNTPGNANNYTTNGVTGANQVKKQISSGGTSELNFSGALNISNQLYIGASIGMVNARYTSDAEFTEKGTVNPYDPTDGFTGNENYSFTYAQNQETKASGVNGRLGMIFRPAGNFRIGATFQTPTWLYVEDIYAENLYTTLSGERFPSRNALNYSYNYRLKTPLKGSLGASYVIGGQAILSADVDFIDYASTRFSQDGGGTPDQTIMDNNADIKRLYTSAVNYRVGGEYKLNNLSLRAGYGLNGSPLKDDTQNIFDTKYYSAGLGYRVNEYYIDLAYQRVESQDRVSPYSLNNGTEPVASLKNANNNVFLTFGIRF, encoded by the coding sequence ATGAAGAAATTTACACAAATGCTAATGGTAGCTATGGTAGCTACCACTGGCACAACATACGCGCAGTACGCAGGCGATGCCATACGGTTTTCCAATGGAAATTATGGCAGTTCGGCAAGGTTTAAAGGAATGGGAAATGCCCAGATTGGGGTGGGTGGCGACATGAGTTCCTTAGGTGGCAACCCTGCAGGCCTGGGTCTTTTTACACGGTCGGAGTTCAGCTTTACACCAGAATTTAACAGTGCGGGTTCAAAATCTGACTTTCTGGGCAACAGGACAAACGATTCAGGCAATAAATTAAATGTAAACCAGGCCGGTGTGGTATGGTACAACCCTACCTATAGGATACAGGGAGAAAACACCAATAAAGGTGTGCTCAGCACTGTATTTGGCATAGGGTTTAACAGAAATGCTGATTTTACCCAGCATTATACTTATGGTGGCGACAATACAGCCAATTCCATGCGGAATTATTTTGCCGAGCTGGCCAATGGTTCGAAAAACCAGCAGGGCGACCTTGCTGCAAAATCATTGGAAAATTATGCTTTTGAAGATTATCTGATCAATTTCAATACGCCGGGCAACGCCAATAACTATACCACAAACGGTGTAACCGGGGCCAATCAGGTTAAAAAACAGATCTCATCCGGAGGTACTTCTGAACTGAACTTTTCAGGGGCACTGAACATCTCTAACCAGTTGTACATTGGGGCAAGCATTGGGATGGTGAATGCACGTTATACCAGCGATGCAGAATTTACAGAAAAGGGTACCGTAAACCCTTACGACCCTACAGACGGTTTTACAGGAAACGAGAATTATAGTTTTACATATGCGCAAAACCAGGAAACCAAAGCTTCCGGGGTTAACGGACGTTTGGGGATGATTTTCAGGCCGGCAGGCAATTTCAGGATCGGTGCCACTTTTCAGACCCCAACCTGGCTATATGTAGAAGACATCTATGCTGAAAATTTGTATACTACACTGTCGGGCGAGCGTTTCCCTAGCCGGAACGCACTCAATTACAGTTACAACTACCGTTTAAAAACCCCTTTAAAAGGGTCTTTGGGCGCAAGTTATGTAATTGGGGGCCAGGCCATACTTTCTGCTGATGTAGACTTTATTGATTATGCCAGTACCCGTTTTTCTCAGGATGGTGGTGGTACTCCTGACCAGACCATTATGGACAACAATGCAGATATAAAAAGACTGTATACTTCGGCAGTAAACTACAGGGTTGGTGGCGAGTATAAGCTCAATAACCTAAGCTTAAGAGCAGGTTATGGCTTAAATGGCAGTCCATTAAAGGATGATACCCAGAACATATTTGACACCAAATATTACAGTGCTGGTTTAGGCTACCGCGTAAACGAGTATTATATAGATCTGGCCTACCAGCGTGTAGAGTCTCAGGACAGGGTAAGTCCTTACAGCCTTAACAATGGTACAGAACCTGTAGCCAGTCTGAAAAATGCAAACAACAATGTATTCCTTACTTTCGGAATCCGTTTTTAA
- a CDS encoding UbiD family decarboxylase yields the protein MGYQSLADCVADLEKHGHLIRIKEEVDPYLEMAQIHLRVYEQNGPALFFENIKGSKFPAVSNLFGTLERAKFMFRDSLPKVEQLVNLRADPIKALKNPLKLPGIGFTALTALPLKLSFKSVFSKTSISALPQIVNWPMDGGPFITMPQVYTEDIDKPGILNANLGMYRIQLAGNDYIRDKEIGLHYQIHRGIGVHQSKANAKGQPLKVSIFVGGPPSHPLAAVMPLPEGLSEMTFAGALGNRRFRYFYDEEGFCLSADADFVITGMVYPQENKPEGPFGDHLGYYSLTHPFPLMKVHNVYHRKDAVWSFTVVGRPPQEDTSFGALIHEIAGSALPKEIHGLKEVNAVDAAGVHPLLFAIGSERYTPFLKDRRPQEILTIANHILGKNQLSLAKYLFIAAREDDEHLDTHDLSAFMQHVLSRMDFRTDLHFHTNTTIDTLDYSGDGLNSGSKVVFAAAGAQKRILANELPKGFSLPEPFNHYQMAIPGVLALKARPYTDQGHTEQELVLLEQHLKGQQLDGLALIVLCDDQEFTARNISNLVWVTFTRSNPAADVHGLGSFIHNKHWGCSGPLIIDARKKPHHAPELIRDERVEKHIERLGLKGASLYGIL from the coding sequence ATGGGATATCAAAGTTTAGCAGATTGTGTTGCAGACCTGGAAAAACATGGTCATTTAATCCGGATCAAAGAAGAGGTAGATCCTTACCTGGAAATGGCTCAGATCCACCTTCGTGTTTATGAACAAAATGGCCCCGCATTGTTTTTTGAAAACATTAAGGGCAGTAAATTTCCGGCGGTTTCCAATCTGTTCGGAACGCTTGAACGTGCTAAATTCATGTTCAGGGACAGTCTGCCCAAAGTAGAACAGCTGGTAAACCTGCGTGCCGATCCGATTAAGGCACTTAAAAATCCTTTAAAATTACCGGGTATCGGGTTTACTGCCCTTACGGCCCTCCCTTTAAAGCTGAGTTTTAAGTCGGTATTCAGTAAAACAAGCATCAGCGCCCTCCCGCAGATCGTAAACTGGCCTATGGATGGCGGGCCTTTTATCACCATGCCGCAGGTGTATACAGAAGATATAGACAAGCCTGGTATCCTGAATGCCAATCTGGGCATGTACCGGATCCAGCTGGCCGGCAATGATTATATCCGGGACAAAGAAATTGGGCTCCACTACCAGATCCATCGTGGAATAGGGGTACACCAGAGTAAAGCCAATGCCAAAGGCCAGCCTTTAAAGGTCAGCATTTTTGTGGGCGGGCCACCTTCACATCCGCTGGCTGCGGTAATGCCTTTACCTGAAGGACTTTCGGAAATGACCTTTGCCGGTGCACTGGGCAACAGAAGGTTCCGCTATTTTTACGACGAAGAAGGTTTTTGCCTTTCGGCCGATGCCGACTTTGTCATCACCGGTATGGTCTATCCGCAGGAAAATAAACCGGAAGGGCCTTTTGGTGATCACCTGGGTTATTACAGCCTTACGCATCCTTTTCCCTTGATGAAGGTGCACAATGTATACCACCGCAAAGATGCGGTCTGGTCGTTTACCGTAGTGGGCAGGCCACCCCAGGAAGATACCAGCTTTGGCGCACTGATCCATGAAATTGCCGGATCGGCCCTGCCCAAAGAGATCCATGGCTTAAAAGAAGTTAATGCAGTGGATGCAGCAGGTGTACATCCTTTGCTTTTTGCCATAGGCAGCGAAAGGTATACTCCTTTTCTGAAAGACCGCAGGCCACAGGAGATCCTGACCATTGCCAATCATATTCTAGGAAAAAATCAGCTTAGTCTGGCTAAATATCTATTTATTGCTGCCAGGGAAGATGATGAACACCTGGATACGCACGATCTTTCTGCCTTTATGCAGCATGTGCTTTCGAGGATGGATTTCAGGACTGATCTTCATTTCCATACCAACACCACTATAGATACGCTGGATTACAGTGGAGATGGACTTAACAGTGGTTCAAAAGTTGTTTTTGCCGCCGCAGGGGCACAAAAAAGAATACTGGCAAATGAGCTGCCCAAAGGCTTTAGCCTGCCTGAACCCTTTAACCACTACCAGATGGCCATTCCTGGCGTGCTGGCCCTTAAGGCCAGGCCTTATACAGATCAGGGGCATACCGAGCAGGAACTGGTATTACTGGAACAGCATTTAAAAGGTCAGCAGCTTGATGGTCTGGCTTTAATTGTACTTTGTGACGATCAGGAATTTACAGCCAGAAATATCAGCAACCTGGTCTGGGTTACCTTTACACGGAGCAATCCGGCAGCAGATGTACATGGACTGGGCAGCTTTATCCACAATAAGCACTGGGGCTGCAGCGGGCCGCTGATTATTGATGCCCGTAAAAAACCGCACCATGCACCCGAGCTGATCAGGGATGAAAGGGTAGAAAAACACATAGAACGGCTGGGGCTTAAAGGGGCCTCTTTATACGGTATACTATAA
- a CDS encoding Dps family protein produces the protein MDAKEISLNEKQVKPVVDMLNDYLANYHIHYQKLRGCHWNIKGQNFFTLHIKFEELYTNAQLTIDEIAERVLTLGKPPHSRFADYIKESAIKEIDTIGMKDLDMVDAILDDMAKLIEMERELLEATDKASDDGTNDMVNRFMQFKEKNTWMLRSFAGKK, from the coding sequence ATGGACGCAAAAGAAATCAGTTTAAACGAAAAACAAGTAAAACCAGTAGTAGATATGTTAAATGATTACCTGGCTAATTATCATATCCATTACCAGAAATTAAGAGGGTGTCACTGGAACATCAAAGGCCAGAATTTTTTTACTTTACACATCAAATTTGAAGAGTTATATACCAATGCACAGCTAACTATTGATGAGATAGCCGAAAGAGTACTTACTTTGGGCAAGCCGCCACACAGCCGCTTTGCAGATTACATTAAAGAATCGGCCATCAAAGAGATCGATACGATAGGCATGAAAGACCTGGATATGGTAGATGCCATTCTGGACGATATGGCCAAACTGATTGAAATGGAACGTGAGCTGCTGGAAGCTACAGATAAGGCCAGCGACGATGGCACCAACGATATGGTAAACAGGTTTATGCAGTTTAAAGAAAAAAATACCTGGATGCTGCGCTCCTTTGCCGGTAAGAAATAA
- a CDS encoding LysM peptidoglycan-binding domain-containing protein — MHKYYIVSVFALLLNLSTFSASAESTRDSIGVENHNGKKLIVHQVVAKDTYYSIARRYNVSPKDIMTYNDSKFLQIGVIVKVPTNVPFNSTVTPPGKTGKAQVTTPAAAVATEGGLTEHIVQKKENLNMLAEKYGTTVNEIKRVNNLNSINLQIGQVLKIPGKPAEQEPVQTAQVPVVQPRKEETPVKTSIPPENRYKKPEQQPAKKEAAQEKPEELVVHTVASNETIYSIATTYKMTMDQLKAKNNLTDNALHVGQKLLIRGQYPVKGAYTPAESSADTLKSIKDPALRYPASRYGLNQVDEKGTGIWIADADLDPSKMLVLHRTAPIGTVMKITNPMTNRSTFAKVVGKFTENESTKDVIIVMTKAVADALGALDKRFYCNLTYGGQDNEQ, encoded by the coding sequence ATGCACAAATATTATATAGTATCCGTATTCGCCCTGCTTTTAAACCTGTCGACATTCTCGGCAAGCGCCGAGAGCACCAGAGATTCGATAGGGGTAGAAAACCACAATGGAAAAAAACTAATTGTACACCAGGTTGTTGCCAAGGACACCTATTACTCCATAGCCAGGCGCTACAATGTATCCCCTAAAGACATCATGACCTATAACGACAGCAAATTTTTACAAATTGGCGTCATCGTTAAAGTACCTACCAATGTTCCTTTTAACAGTACCGTAACCCCTCCGGGTAAAACAGGTAAAGCCCAGGTTACAACACCTGCAGCTGCTGTTGCCACTGAAGGCGGGCTGACGGAGCATATCGTACAGAAAAAGGAAAACCTGAACATGCTGGCCGAGAAATACGGTACCACAGTAAATGAGATTAAGCGGGTAAACAACCTGAATTCCATCAACCTGCAAATTGGCCAGGTGCTCAAAATCCCCGGAAAACCAGCAGAACAGGAACCTGTTCAAACGGCCCAGGTACCAGTTGTACAACCCAGAAAAGAAGAAACACCGGTAAAAACGTCTATCCCTCCTGAAAACAGGTATAAAAAACCGGAGCAGCAGCCTGCAAAAAAAGAAGCCGCCCAGGAAAAGCCCGAAGAACTTGTGGTACATACCGTAGCTTCTAACGAAACCATTTATTCTATTGCTACCACCTATAAAATGACTATGGACCAGCTAAAGGCCAAAAACAACCTGACAGACAATGCGCTGCATGTTGGCCAGAAGCTGCTGATCAGGGGACAATATCCGGTAAAAGGTGCTTATACGCCGGCCGAAAGCAGTGCAGATACGCTGAAATCTATAAAAGATCCGGCATTAAGGTATCCTGCAAGCCGGTACGGATTGAACCAGGTGGATGAAAAAGGAACAGGGATCTGGATTGCAGATGCAGACCTTGACCCTTCAAAAATGCTGGTGCTGCACCGCACTGCCCCAATAGGTACGGTGATGAAAATCACCAATCCCATGACCAACAGGTCTACCTTCGCTAAAGTTGTTGGTAAATTCACAGAAAATGAATCGACAAAGGATGTGATCATTGTAATGACTAAAGCTGTTGCTGATGCACTGGGTGCTTTGGACAAACGATTTTATTGCAATTTAACCTACGGCGGACAAGACAATGAACAATAA
- a CDS encoding uridine kinase family protein, with product MNNKPFLIGIAGGSGSGKTFFLNSFLHHFKQDEVTLVSQDDYYFPAGEMTQEENKLYNFDLPSTIDHEQFLLDIKKLMKGEVIYKKEYNFNNPLAVTKILEINPAPIIIVEGLFILHFKEIAGLLDHRIFVEAEDGVALQRRIKRDGMERGYPEEDVLYKWHNHVVPAYREFLLPYKESCDTIVVNNQDTPDDIIRITEEISADLKKEYCNKD from the coding sequence ATGAACAATAAGCCTTTCCTGATTGGTATTGCCGGTGGCAGCGGTTCTGGCAAAACCTTTTTTTTAAATTCCTTTTTACATCATTTTAAGCAGGATGAAGTTACCCTGGTCTCGCAGGATGATTATTACTTTCCGGCCGGCGAAATGACGCAGGAAGAGAACAAATTATACAACTTTGACCTGCCCTCAACCATAGACCATGAACAGTTTTTGCTCGACATTAAAAAACTGATGAAAGGTGAGGTTATCTACAAAAAGGAATATAATTTTAACAACCCCCTGGCGGTTACAAAGATCCTGGAGATCAACCCGGCACCAATCATTATTGTAGAAGGACTTTTCATTTTACATTTTAAGGAAATAGCCGGCCTGCTGGACCACAGGATTTTTGTGGAAGCAGAAGACGGAGTAGCGTTGCAGCGCCGCATTAAACGCGATGGCATGGAACGCGGCTATCCTGAAGAGGATGTTTTATACAAATGGCACAACCATGTTGTACCCGCCTACAGGGAGTTTTTGCTGCCTTACAAGGAAAGCTGCGACACCATTGTGGTCAATAACCAGGATACCCCCGACGACATCATCCGGATCACAGAAGAAATTTCTGCAGACCTGAAAAAAGAATATTGCAACAAAGACTAA
- a CDS encoding CoA transferase subunit B: protein MLDKNGIAQRIAKEIRDGYYVNLGIGIPTLVANYIPEGINVVLQSENGLLGMGPFPFEGEEDADLINAGKQTITTLPGSSIFDSALSFGMIRSQKIDLTILGAMEVSENGDIANWKIPGKMVKGMGGAMDLVASAKNIIVAMQHVNKAGESKLLPQCTLPLTGVRCIKKIVTELAVLDVLPEGGFKLIERAPGVSVDFIKQSTTGKLFAADHVPEMVLT, encoded by the coding sequence ATGCTGGATAAGAACGGAATTGCGCAGCGTATCGCAAAAGAAATACGCGACGGATATTATGTGAACTTAGGCATTGGTATTCCAACACTGGTGGCCAATTATATTCCCGAGGGAATAAATGTCGTCCTGCAGTCGGAAAACGGCTTGCTGGGCATGGGGCCTTTTCCTTTTGAAGGTGAAGAAGATGCCGACCTGATCAATGCCGGTAAACAGACCATTACTACTTTGCCGGGATCGTCCATATTTGATTCTGCCCTGAGTTTCGGAATGATCAGGAGCCAGAAAATAGATTTGACCATTCTGGGTGCTATGGAAGTGTCGGAGAATGGCGACATTGCCAACTGGAAAATCCCGGGTAAAATGGTGAAGGGCATGGGCGGTGCTATGGACCTGGTGGCCTCTGCCAAAAATATTATTGTGGCCATGCAGCATGTAAACAAGGCCGGCGAAAGCAAATTGCTGCCCCAGTGTACCCTGCCCTTAACAGGGGTAAGGTGCATTAAAAAAATAGTAACAGAACTGGCAGTACTGGATGTATTGCCTGAAGGTGGTTTTAAATTAATTGAAAGGGCCCCGGGTGTGAGCGTCGATTTTATTAAGCAATCTACCACCGGTAAGCTGTTTGCTGCTGACCATGTGCCGGAAATGGTGCTGACTTAG